ttttttttatttttaaagaaggAGAATTTATTCATAAAACCACAAACGTACAAAGAACGACATGATACagtggcctcgttaaaaccttcctaAGACAGGAATCATATGGGAGGAAAGAGTACTACACATATCATGAACTAACAGGAGAGTCCAATTCATGTTACTTTGgaccattacaataaaaacaagtcaaaaacaaaacctaacacAAAAACCTCCGACGAGAACCGCAACTAGAGACCAACACAGTATACCCACATAAGAAAACCGTAGAAAACCCAAATAGTAAACCCACATGAGAGGACCGCAAAACATCCCAATTGTCAAAAGAAGCATTCTATGAGCAAAATTATAGTCCTTTGACACCCATACAAACTGTAAGTTATAACATAGCAAAGACCAGGAGAGAATACGGAGGACGAACATAGaaacaacagtaaaaaaacCCATGAGAAGCACTCCACTTCAACTCAGAACCTGACAAAGAAAATCTCCTATGACCAAGCATAGTTCTTCGGTCGGCGCATAGTAGAGAAGAGCACCACATCCCAACAACTACCACCAGCATCGCTGCTGCCCCCACCTTTTAAAATAGAGACAAAACATCAGCTACCAGGTATCACAACTCTCATAAGAAGAGACAATCCAACGTCACTACTGTCGTCGCCGCGGAGACAAAGACGACTCCAGTCACCTAGAACACTGCAAAAATAACCAAACGAAACAAACAGACTATCTGGGGAGGGGAAGGGGAGGAGAAGATGGGATAAGAGGAAAGGAGAATATGAGAGAAAACGAATGGGAGATGAGGAGAGGAAAGGGAAGATGGGTGGAGGGGAGGAGGGGCAATGGCCACCTCCCCCCTTTAGCTTCCTCGCGGTTGGTTGTCAGCAAGGAGAAATGGGATCAGAGTGCGGCTAAGGTTCGTCTTAAATAGGTTAGAAGTTATGTGTTCTAATATATTCTAGAGTTTACTTAAGaatgaattataatttgcTGACTTTGTTGATTATTAATTAGGTCtttgatttttgaaattttgttgagatgtttgatttgatattgGTATTATTGAGATGTTTTGATTTGTTGTTGGTATGTTAATGTTTGATTAAAGGCATTGATGTTATTatgagaatttatttgaattttttttttttgttgggatgTTGGATTAAATAGGTTGTCTTTTGTTATGTCAGATCATAATTCGAATcccaagaaaataaagaattttttggattttttttttttaaagaaaaagaataaatttttttttttcgctatacttttatttatgcATAGAAATGCATTTGAAGGTAAGACTcattatgtaataacccaaaacaaaatatctaaaaattagtattaatttattctagtaaaaagacgattttgccctcgcattatttaataggaaaaaagttgactttttgaccgagaaggaatttggaaattccaCTTATGCCGTttcgtagagcacgacgaaacgagtccgcagacacggagtagactcgaatcggagttgtaacgaagaaaatacggtcaaaataccgcgaagggcaaaacggtaatttagaaaaagtcagatttttatctcttctctctctctctcttcccctcagctttctctctcttctctctctctctcccgcgcgCGACGCCGTGCGCCCTCCCTCCTTCCGATTGAGACAGCGGCCATCACAGGGCACGCCGATCTACGGCGTTGGTACCATCAGCTCCGCCTCGGCCCCGCCGTCCTTCCCCGACCAGTCGCCGTCCTTGGGCCGCCCGGAACTGGCCGAAAACTGGAGATTTCCGACCGGTTTTCACTCGAACCTCTCTCCTCTCGTTCTCCCacaattctcaaccaaatcgttcgagtaaggtatggattctcatctatttttcgtgctctaactgatggttggctgggttttgatcgatttgAGCTGTAGAACACTCAATTTTagaattgaaaattggccgaacttcagccgccgtgatcggccattttcggtcactttttggggtatgttcaagaacaaaagtgactccaaatggggtgttttacctaggataggagtttggagtctcggttttgagtttttccggcgaaccgttatcgctttggacacccaaactgCCAGCacgtgtggcagcgcgtgggtgagggtagtgaagtgacTCTATGTAGTTTTGCGATCCttgtgttgtcacgagcgcataggatttcacggatctcaatttggagtccgtttgagccccgaacggattttccatattgcgcgatTGCTGGGTGCAGTATCGTCaagccgttggatcgcactcaactttggatatgtcgttctacatgatttcagaatcgtgtaggattcaacggattgcgaatcggggtcccggatactccgaaatcgcgaaccatGGGGCTagtgtttggattttaagcgataacgcgattttagCTAAttcgaccgtccgtttcggaccaaactcgcgaAACATGggtctttctctgtgaggaacctttagagaatcccagattgaccatcggagatcgtggaccacACGGAGTTCTggatcggccggtctgacagtttatcgcttagtacaGCTTCGGATCTTTTAAGGCCGTTCTAAGTGTCTGAAaagctaaagtgggcatatgattgacttgaaaatgagtgcacgcatttctaaGAGTCGGAggtcagggtttttaattaaattcttttattgagcagttttattaatttattattcatggttaatcaggcaccagaggcccgaCCGACCCaaaggagggaccttcaaaaggtccagctagctcggaccagcagtgggtggacttttcttttctaaacgattttttataaataaattttatatttgatcttgaataagttttattgcaTGTTTTCCGAGCAAGATTGTGCAGTAACATTTCTATAATTTCATGCTGCTTAGTTACACATGCTAAAAAGCTGTAGAAAACAGAGTTGAGGCTTCTATTAGATAAGATACCAGCATAATTTCAAATTGCAGTTATTTATCATACTTTCTTAAgtactttattttaaaaccaccatgtacccgttttGGTGATTATCCTTagatggaccgatgtctacagacatccaatctatttacagttctgtcagtgcacttgacattgcctcacgactttcagggacgctcggaccgtgagtgccaggatttgcggctcggcagacttcgtgtcccgagacctgccaggatttgcggctcggctgacttcgtgtccccgagacctgccaggattgcggatcaggctgactacagTCCCatgaatcctgccagagcggctcgagtcgacttggtgtcatcgagacctgccagcggatcaggctgactatagtcccctgaatcctgccagctTGCGGCTCgtatagactgtgtgtcgccgagacctgccaggggattTGACGGACTTTATAGGGGTACATATatgtggtagttttaaaggaatttcagtgcttttataaaattattgttttcagtcATCTTATACTAGTTCTCTTGATATTCGTGCATGTGCTATATCTGTATCGATACGTAGACATATCTATGTTTTATATAAAGGCCTTGTTTTTTATTACGGTCGAATTATGGATTTACTTACCTATTTATTCGTTAATGGGGGTTACTatgttataaattgtttttaagaacattatttttgtccactcacactttcaaacttgtttttcgcccccaggccgtagaagtgcgaaGGAATCCACCACGAGCAACTCCTAGCTCCTGCGTGACCAAGAAacgtaggattttgttgtaaaagttcttgaaatcttgtaaattattagaaaatgctctgatatctagtttttgTGGGAAACCTGAACTGGTGAATGCTTGGTTGttttattctggcagttggtggaAAGTTATTtacttgtttaacaggtggaaactTTTGGGTATGGACAAATTAtagaggagactctgccgaattttcggcagaagtctaaggaaagtTTTAATCGTACTTGgaacgagaagggtaaaaaggtcatttgtgcccgacattcgccaggtgtcggacacacacaggacttggctcgaattccaaagtggaattgggatcgggtcctgtcacattATGTCTCCCTACTAGGtgtatatttttatgtttattaatgAGATTCACTCATAAGCTCGAGTTTTTAATGTGAGTTTCGCccaattgaatttcaaatccTGGACCTGCCACTGGTGACAATAGTCATTAGCAAAGCTGCATTTTCGGCGTCATCAATTATAACTAATATTATTTCTGAGAATCATGGCATGAACCACACAGTTGTTGGATTTCACTGTACATGAATTCATTTTATATGCAGCTCATGTTTGGAATTGGATATAGAAAAATCAGTCCTGATTTCTTAGAATataggggtccaagagatttgtagtcactcaccgttggatgtaaattcaatgattcactcactcttgcactccttttcaAAAACTTTTTTAAACTATTGGAGGTGActacaatctcttggaccactgatggaaaaataaaacaaaaaatgaaaaataaaaaacaaaattacgAAAGCAGCCGGTGTCTATAATATAATGTTAGGGTCCAGTCAGTCCAATAAGATCTAGTCCAAAACTCGACACAGTGAGCGGCTCTGCCATCCGTTTAGTATGCCAAGGCCCATATTTTTATGGGCCAAAATGTTAATGTTAAGGTTCACATAAGGAAATTGTGAAAATGCCCAAATCGCTTGAATGGGTCAATGTGTATGATTAAATGGGCTCTTAATCTAATTAAAGACTTGTTATCCCCTTATTTctctaaaactaaaattaactaCTAATATGCTAATAAGAAGAGGAAGTTACTATAACCACGGATTATAATACacgatttatatatattttttgttacaaGGTTGATTTAGGGAGATAAAACTCATTTGTCATTGTaatcatatttattaatatgttATCCTAAACCGGGGACAAAACGGTAATTGTGAAGAGCaaataactttattttttgaagaGCAAATACCTAAAACACTTGGAATTAGCATATTGGCAGGATATGGGGTTTTTAGTAATTACATGAGTTTTCATAAGAAAAACCTGTGAGCTGTAGCTTATAGGGTGTAGTTATACCAGTGCTCAGAACAAAAGCAGAGAGAGGGGAGGCCGGGAGAGTTACACCCGTTGGTTTAGAGAGTTGACGGTTGCTTGTGCTTTTTCACGTGCAAGATCCGTCTTCAGTTTATCAAAATCCCGCATTCTTAAATTTATTATCTctagaaaatcaaacacaattcttaatcttctcttctcttccagTGTTTGCCAATCATCTattacattattatttttgtctaataaattaattaaataattgtaaactgattaatttatatttgtgttCATATATTGATCAgcgttttgttttttgaactCGTCGAAACCCTAATTTGGGCATGGCTATGGCTGCCGATTCGGCCGCCAATCACCACCTCGACGGCGTCAATAGGAAAAGTAGTTTACCATCTCCCTGGGCGAAGGTGGTCCGAGGGGCTGAACCAGAGGCCGTTCATCAATCGCCGCCATCGTCCTCTTCATCGTTGTCCTCGCTGGGAACCTCGGCACCGGAGCAAACCCCTTTTTCCGATTGCTCCGTATCCTCCAAAGCTGCTCGTTCTTCGCCGCCCCCATTGCCTCTGCCTACGGCGGATAGTTCCTCAGCTGCTGAGGGCTCCAATGGGAACAACGGCAATGCGGCTAGGCCAAAGAAGCCGGCTTGGAACAAGCCCGCTAACGACGACGTTGAGGTTAGTCCTACAACTGTAATGGGTGCTGTTTCTTGGCCTGCTTTATCTGAGTCCACTAGGGCTTCACCTAAATTACCGGCTGATTCCTCTTCAAAGACTGTCTCCGATGCAACTGTCACCCATGGATCAGTCTCGGTTTCTCAGGTTTGTTCCCAAGCACTtcactttttttcctttttttccctttgtcTGTCTATGGATGTGTGTTTGGTTGCAGAGGAAAATTAAGGAAGGAAAAGACAGCGAGAATCATGTTACATAATTTGGTAACAATGAATGGATGACTTGCCTAATTGAGCTTGAGGGTTGTTTTGGTTCGTCAGGGTGCCAAACAATGAAATAACTCAGAATAAAAAAGCTACTTTACTCTACTGTATCTGCAACCAAACAGAGTAAAAGCTATAACATTTTTCGTGGAGTGGGAGTTAATTCTAAGTACTTATGGCGTGATTGATATTGTGTTTTGTTGATAGGCACCCGTTATAACACATTCACCCAACTCCAAAAGACATTCTACGAATAATGCAAGCCCTAACTCCACATCGAATAATGCATTTCCAGCTCGACAAAGACCATCAAAGCGGGGTGGCGGTAGCAGCATTGGTGGTGGTCACGCACACAGCGGTTTTGGACACCCTCCCACACcgccaccaccgccaccatTCCCTGTTTTCCCTATACTTCCAAATGGTTATGGTAATCTGGTACCAACGATGCCTGATCCTTCTTCTAGAGACCCTTCTTTTCGGGGAAACAGTTGGGATGTTAGACCAGTTGGTGGGTTTGTGACTCAATCACACCAAGTAAATGATCATCGCAATAATTCCCGTAGGGGAAATTTTGGCCCCCACCCCCGTGGAGATGGTCCCTACCACAACAATCACGGAGGCAAGCGTGACCAAGATCGTGGAAATTATATGAATGCCAGGGATGCCCACATGCATCAGCATAGAGCTCCACCAAGGGGCCTTGTGAGGCCCGCACCACCAAACACTGCTGCATTTGCGCCCCAGCCTGCAAGGCCATTTGCAAACCCCATGGGTTTTCCTGGTGGTAATACTATATTAAAAGCGGTTTTCGTTTTTTTAGTTATGTGGAAGTAAAACTAAtgtctcttttcttttcagagTTTGTTTATATCCCTACATTGCCTTTGGAGCCCATGAGAGGCATGCCATTCATTTCTCAAGCACCACATCCTACAATGTTTATTCCTGTTGCAGAATCTCCTCTGCCTTCTTTAATAGTCAACCAAATAGATTATTATTTCAGGTACATTTAATTGTATGCTCTTGTTGATTGACAATTATTTAGCTGTATGAAACAGTTCCTTAGTATCTTGAAAATTAACTGCcatggttttttcttttttcattgtaGTGATGCTAATCTGATAAAAGATGACTTTTTGAGGTCAAACATGGATGTTCAGGGCTGGGTTCCCATTTCTTTAATAGCAAACTTTCCTCGGGTATGTTATTTATGTTTGATTAAGcacatttttctctcttttgggACTTATATTATCACCTTAGCCCTATAACATGGTGAAACATCTAAATTCTTTACAAAAAAACATTTCAGTCTATGAAAGTTGTCAGATTGCCTTAGGCACTCAACAATAATGATTAATCATTTGTAACACCTTCAGTTTGTGCTGCGCACAATTTCAATGTAATAGTTTCACCACATTAGGTAGTATGCAAATACTTTAAACAAGTTGCGCAGCACCCATAGTTCTCTCTTAGACAGATGTGGATGATTAGGATGCATAGTGGGTTAGATGCTTTGAGAAACATGACCTCAAATATGGAATTTATTGGAggatatttatatgtatgttCATATATAAATGTGTGGAATTTTTATTGATGTATGGATGAATGGGAGAAGTGAGTGATTGGTTGTGATTGCTTTGGAGTGTATAAGTTCTGTTATTTACTGATGAAAATTGAATGTTGTTGGGTTAATCATTGCTTTGTTTCTGACTGTGATAGACTTTGATCGTGGCGAACTGTTCATTTCCACCTTTATTTTATGCTCTAATTTAACATAAACTAAATTGTTTTACCCTCCTCTAAATATCAACCTTCAAATTTTCCTACATATTTGTGATTCTGCAGCCACGTCTCCAATTTTCTATTCATTGACTTCCCTTTTGTGAAGTTTTATGTTAAGATGATTTTCTGGTTTAGTGCTTGCCCATTATAACTTTTCTTTCTGGGTTATTGACATATAAAGAACTTAAAAGCTTACGCAGTATGAGAATAAATAATacaattttttgttatcaTGAAGATTTGATATATGATAGGAAATGATATATCCTGAACAGAGATAATCGCGCAAGCTGAGAACATGGTGATTGATCTTTCtaaatgaatatatattttttaattaaaaaaaaagaaaagaa
The window above is part of the Prunus dulcis chromosome 1, ALMONDv2, whole genome shotgun sequence genome. Proteins encoded here:
- the LOC117615528 gene encoding la-related protein 1C-like; protein product: MAMAADSAANHHLDGVNRKSSLPSPWAKVVRGAEPEAVHQSPPSSSSSLSSLGTSAPEQTPFSDCSVSSKAARSSPPPLPLPTADSSSAAEGSNGNNGNAARPKKPAWNKPANDDVEVSPTTVMGAVSWPALSESTRASPKLPADSSSKTVSDATVTHGSVSVSQAPVITHSPNSKRHSTNNASPNSTSNNAFPARQRPSKRGGGSSIGGGHAHSGFGHPPTPPPPPPFPVFPILPNGYGNLVPTMPDPSSRDPSFRGNSWDVRPVGGFVTQSHQVNDHRNNSRRGNFGPHPRGDGPYHNNHGGKRDQDRGNYMNARDAHMHQHRAPPRGLVRPAPPNTAAFAPQPARPFANPMGFPGEFVYIPTLPLEPMRGMPFISQAPHPTMFIPVAESPLPSLIVNQIDYYFSDANLIKDDFLRSNMDVQGWVPISLIANFPRVKSLTTNIQLILDSLRASSIVEVHDDKVRRLNEWMKWIPAGSQLPFESGSSSPGVLSHNTLATSFEKMTVEEEAPSQTNTMGKLESNSVSIPESCSTESAGLSQLPNGDVTQTNH